In Halobacterium sp. R2-5, the following are encoded in one genomic region:
- a CDS encoding FAD-binding and (Fe-S)-binding domain-containing protein, which produces MASNEHGAPGSEVTPPAADERSDYDYVSGDVERPDLVADLEARVDGDVRFDTYTRQMYATDASAYEVTPIGVVFPADTDDVAAVVEYCADNEIPVLPRGGGTSLAGQAVNEAVVLEFARYMDGIESVDPGAREAHVQAGAVLEELNERLAPHDLKFAPDPAAGNRSVVAGAIGNNSTGAHSLKYGKTDAYVEECEVVLSDGSTATLGEMDVDELRERADADADDLLPRIYAGVVSVIDDHGDEVEERFPDMKRNVSGYNFDRLVDEARDGTVNLARLLAGSEGTLAVITEATVSLETVPETKSVALLTYESVVDAVTDVQHVLEHDPAAVELIDDTLIDLASETAEFSDVVALLPDGTRAALLVEFYAEDDEDGREKTADLVEDRVGDSDDHFAFDALEAHDDAERATYWKLRKSGLPILLGRTSDAKHISFIEDCAIPPEHLPEFVTRFQEILEDNDTFASFYAHAGPGVLHVRPLVNTKSETDLAAMEDIADRVTDMVVEFGGSVSGEHGDGRARTQWNRKLYGDQLWGAFRDLKTAFDPDWLLNPGQVCGDVSMTENLRFDPEYDFDAGLDPELNWENENGFQGMVELCHGCGGCRTEQETGGGVMCPTYRAADEEVTSTRGRANMLRQSMSGDLPDDPTSDEFVDEVLDLCVGCKGCARDCPSEVDMAKLKAEVVHERHQEHGASFRDKLFANVDALAKLGSATAPVSNLLPELPGARTIMEKTVGIASERTLPTFERETLQDWFDARGGSAVSAADAERKAVLFPDTYTNYAHPEIGRAAVEVLEAAGVHVDLADRTDSGRPAHSKGFLDAAREAAEANVDALEPRVAEGWDVVLVEPSDAVMFQSDYLDLLSGASAEAVAANTYGVCEYLDRFQLDDGVDWSAPDASLSYHGHCHQKATKKDHHAVGVLRRAGYATDAVDSTCCGMAGSFGYEAEHHAMSTSIGDILVDQLDDSDGELAVAPGASCRTQLGDMLDEEQRDAADIVPEDRDSPPTPVELLAAAVQN; this is translated from the coding sequence ATGGCATCCAACGAACACGGGGCGCCGGGGAGCGAGGTAACGCCTCCGGCGGCCGACGAGCGGTCGGACTACGACTACGTCAGCGGCGACGTCGAGCGGCCGGACCTCGTCGCGGACCTGGAAGCGCGCGTCGACGGCGACGTGCGCTTCGACACGTACACGCGTCAGATGTACGCGACCGACGCCTCCGCGTACGAGGTGACGCCCATCGGCGTCGTCTTCCCCGCGGACACCGACGACGTCGCGGCGGTCGTCGAGTACTGCGCCGACAACGAGATTCCCGTGCTGCCCCGCGGCGGCGGCACGAGCCTCGCGGGGCAGGCGGTCAACGAGGCCGTCGTCCTGGAGTTCGCGCGCTACATGGACGGCATCGAGAGCGTCGACCCCGGCGCCCGCGAAGCACACGTGCAGGCGGGCGCGGTCCTCGAAGAGCTGAACGAGCGGCTGGCGCCCCACGACCTGAAGTTCGCGCCCGACCCCGCAGCCGGGAACCGGAGCGTCGTCGCGGGCGCTATCGGGAACAACTCCACGGGCGCGCATTCCCTGAAGTACGGGAAGACGGACGCCTACGTCGAAGAGTGCGAGGTCGTGCTCTCGGACGGCTCGACTGCGACGCTCGGCGAGATGGACGTCGACGAGCTCCGCGAGCGCGCCGACGCGGACGCCGACGACCTGCTGCCGCGAATCTACGCGGGCGTCGTCTCGGTCATCGACGACCACGGCGACGAGGTCGAGGAGCGCTTCCCGGACATGAAGCGCAACGTCTCCGGCTACAACTTCGACCGGCTCGTCGACGAGGCGCGGGACGGCACCGTGAACCTCGCGCGGCTGCTCGCGGGCAGCGAGGGGACGCTCGCGGTCATCACGGAGGCCACCGTCTCCCTCGAGACCGTCCCGGAGACGAAGTCCGTGGCGTTGCTCACCTACGAGAGCGTCGTGGACGCCGTCACGGACGTCCAGCACGTCCTCGAACACGACCCCGCGGCGGTCGAACTCATCGACGACACGCTCATCGACCTCGCGAGCGAGACCGCGGAGTTCTCCGACGTCGTCGCCCTGCTCCCGGACGGCACGCGGGCCGCGCTGCTCGTGGAGTTCTACGCCGAGGACGACGAGGACGGCCGCGAGAAGACCGCGGACCTCGTCGAGGACCGCGTCGGCGATAGCGACGACCACTTCGCGTTCGACGCGCTGGAGGCCCACGACGACGCCGAGCGCGCGACCTACTGGAAGCTCCGGAAGTCCGGGCTCCCGATCCTGCTCGGGCGCACGAGCGACGCCAAACACATCTCGTTCATCGAGGACTGCGCGATTCCGCCCGAGCACCTCCCGGAGTTCGTCACGCGCTTCCAGGAGATTCTCGAGGACAACGACACGTTCGCGTCGTTCTACGCGCACGCCGGCCCGGGCGTCCTGCACGTCCGCCCGCTCGTGAACACGAAGTCCGAGACCGACCTCGCGGCGATGGAGGACATCGCCGACCGCGTCACCGACATGGTCGTGGAGTTCGGCGGCTCAGTGTCCGGCGAGCACGGCGACGGCCGCGCGCGAACCCAGTGGAACCGCAAGCTGTACGGCGACCAGCTCTGGGGCGCGTTCCGCGACCTGAAGACCGCCTTCGACCCGGACTGGCTGCTGAACCCCGGGCAGGTCTGCGGGGACGTCTCGATGACCGAGAACCTCCGCTTCGACCCCGAATACGACTTCGACGCTGGCCTCGACCCCGAGCTCAACTGGGAGAACGAGAACGGCTTCCAGGGGATGGTCGAGCTCTGCCACGGCTGCGGCGGCTGCCGCACCGAACAGGAGACCGGCGGCGGCGTGATGTGCCCGACGTACCGCGCCGCCGACGAGGAGGTCACGTCCACGCGGGGCCGCGCGAACATGCTCCGGCAGTCGATGAGCGGCGACCTCCCGGACGACCCGACGAGCGACGAGTTCGTCGACGAAGTACTCGACCTCTGTGTCGGCTGCAAGGGATGCGCGCGCGACTGTCCGAGCGAGGTCGACATGGCGAAGCTCAAAGCCGAGGTCGTCCACGAGCGCCACCAGGAGCACGGCGCGAGCTTCCGCGACAAGCTGTTCGCGAACGTCGACGCGCTCGCGAAGCTCGGCTCCGCGACCGCGCCCGTCTCGAACCTCCTGCCCGAACTCCCAGGAGCGCGCACAATCATGGAGAAGACCGTCGGCATCGCGAGCGAGCGCACGCTCCCGACGTTCGAGCGCGAGACCCTGCAGGACTGGTTCGACGCGCGCGGCGGCAGCGCGGTGTCCGCCGCGGACGCCGAGCGGAAGGCCGTGCTGTTCCCGGACACGTACACGAACTACGCGCACCCGGAGATCGGCCGCGCCGCCGTCGAGGTGCTCGAAGCAGCGGGCGTCCACGTCGACCTCGCGGATCGCACTGACAGCGGCCGGCCCGCCCACTCGAAGGGGTTCCTCGACGCCGCACGGGAGGCCGCCGAGGCGAACGTCGACGCGCTCGAACCCCGCGTCGCCGAGGGCTGGGACGTCGTGCTCGTCGAGCCCTCCGACGCCGTGATGTTCCAGTCCGACTACCTCGACCTCCTGTCGGGAGCGTCGGCAGAAGCCGTCGCGGCGAACACGTACGGCGTCTGCGAGTACCTCGACCGCTTCCAGCTGGACGACGGCGTCGACTGGAGCGCGCCCGACGCGTCGCTGTCCTACCACGGCCACTGCCACCAGAAGGCGACGAAGAAAGACCACCACGCGGTCGGCGTGCTGCGGCGCGCGGGCTACGCCACCGACGCCGTCGACTCGACGTGCTGCGGGATGGCGGGCTCGTTCGGATACGAGGCCGAGCACCACGCGATGAGCACGTCCATCGGCGACATCCTCGTCGACCAGCTCGACGACAGCGACGGCGAACTCGCGGTCGCGCCGGGCGCGTCCTGCCGCACCCAGCTCGGCGACATGCTCGACGAAGAACAGCGCGACGCCGCCGACATCGTCCCCGAGGACCGAGACAGCCCGCCGACGCCGGTGGAGCTGCTCGCCGCCGCCGTGCAGAACTAA
- a CDS encoding helix-turn-helix domain-containing protein, which translates to MPANGPDPVSPRNIVILKVRVANPTASTRELSRILDDEYGIDLSHNRISEILREMAEDGLYRETVIPDQSIFNHYLFRVSFYYPNFADQWEDCYWALRDDPHVLMFFNADSEYHWQFITQFRDNERMQRWIHEFFKEFGEFISGFHNTVLHQVHKFQTDAAVFDEMLSETEEGRQYLAENGRD; encoded by the coding sequence ATGCCAGCGAACGGGCCAGACCCGGTCTCCCCCCGCAACATCGTCATTCTGAAAGTGCGGGTGGCGAACCCCACCGCGTCGACGCGCGAGCTCAGCCGCATCCTCGACGACGAGTACGGCATCGACCTCTCGCACAACCGCATCAGCGAAATCCTGCGGGAGATGGCCGAGGACGGCCTCTACCGGGAGACCGTGATTCCCGACCAGAGCATCTTCAACCACTACCTCTTCCGGGTATCGTTCTACTACCCGAACTTCGCCGACCAGTGGGAGGACTGCTACTGGGCGCTCCGCGACGACCCGCACGTGCTGATGTTCTTCAACGCGGACTCGGAGTACCACTGGCAGTTCATCACGCAGTTCCGCGACAACGAGCGCATGCAGCGCTGGATCCACGAGTTCTTCAAGGAGTTCGGCGAGTTCATCTCCGGGTTCCACAACACCGTCCTCCACCAGGTCCACAAGTTCCAGACGGACGCCGCGGTGTTCGACGAGATGCTCAGCGAGACCGAAGAGGGGCGGCAGTACCTCGCGGAGAACGGCCGCGACTAG
- a CDS encoding aldehyde dehydrogenase family protein produces MAQAQAEGLELSIDGDWSEQYIGGEWAGSESGETIDVEDPSTRETVAQVPSSTETDVDAAYEAAAEAQESWAEAPPAQRQEVLSNVVHLLEAHEDEIVELLGHEAGGSAIMGGTSVHLATDQASEASTLPRRMKGEHAESNIPGKENIVVKEPQGVVTVISPWNFPLNLSMRAVAPAIAAGNSVVLKPATNTPIVGGLLLAKLFEEAGLPGGVLNVVTGRGSEIGDRVASHPESDVVAFTGSTPVGRRVAGLAAENLAVPAMELGGNNAHIVTADADVGQAIDAATFGSFVHQGQVCISINRHVVHEDVYDEYVEKLTERAESLPVGSAHDPETVVGPIIDESQRDQMLEYVEETIDAGATLETGGETVDVEGVDDSLVVKPTVLSDVTNDMSAACFEHFGPIAPVIPFSDVDEAVEIANDTEYGLSGSVHAGDLGTGREIADRMDTGMVHVNDQPINDEAHVPFSGTNASGLGGYNTTDFLDEVTETKWISVQHEPREYPF; encoded by the coding sequence ATGGCGCAAGCACAAGCGGAGGGGCTGGAGCTCTCGATCGACGGCGACTGGAGCGAACAGTACATCGGCGGCGAGTGGGCCGGCTCGGAGAGCGGCGAGACCATCGACGTCGAGGACCCCTCGACGCGCGAGACGGTCGCGCAGGTGCCGTCGAGTACCGAGACCGACGTGGACGCGGCCTACGAGGCCGCCGCAGAGGCACAGGAATCGTGGGCAGAAGCGCCGCCAGCGCAGCGCCAGGAAGTCCTGAGCAACGTCGTCCACCTGCTCGAAGCCCACGAGGACGAAATCGTCGAGCTGCTCGGCCACGAGGCGGGCGGCTCCGCCATCATGGGCGGGACGTCCGTCCACCTCGCGACCGACCAGGCCAGCGAGGCTTCGACGCTGCCGCGGCGGATGAAAGGCGAGCACGCCGAGTCGAACATCCCCGGCAAGGAGAACATCGTCGTGAAGGAGCCGCAGGGCGTGGTGACGGTCATCTCGCCGTGGAACTTCCCGCTGAACCTCTCGATGCGCGCGGTCGCACCCGCTATCGCCGCGGGCAACAGCGTCGTACTCAAGCCCGCGACGAACACGCCCATCGTGGGCGGGCTCCTCCTCGCGAAGCTCTTCGAGGAGGCCGGCCTCCCCGGCGGCGTGCTGAACGTGGTGACGGGCCGGGGCTCGGAGATCGGTGACCGCGTCGCCAGCCACCCCGAGAGCGACGTGGTAGCGTTCACCGGCTCGACGCCCGTCGGTCGGCGCGTCGCCGGGCTCGCCGCGGAGAACCTCGCGGTGCCCGCGATGGAACTCGGCGGCAACAACGCGCACATCGTCACCGCCGACGCCGACGTCGGCCAGGCCATCGACGCGGCGACGTTCGGTTCGTTCGTCCACCAGGGCCAGGTCTGCATCTCCATCAACCGCCACGTCGTCCACGAGGACGTCTACGACGAGTACGTCGAGAAGCTCACCGAACGCGCCGAATCACTGCCCGTCGGGAGCGCCCACGACCCGGAGACGGTCGTCGGCCCAATCATCGACGAGTCCCAGCGCGACCAGATGCTCGAATACGTCGAGGAGACGATCGACGCCGGCGCCACCCTCGAAACCGGTGGCGAGACCGTCGACGTGGAGGGCGTCGACGACTCCCTGGTCGTGAAGCCCACCGTGCTCTCGGACGTCACCAACGACATGTCCGCGGCGTGCTTCGAGCACTTCGGTCCCATCGCGCCCGTGATTCCGTTCTCGGACGTCGACGAGGCCGTCGAAATCGCCAACGACACCGAGTACGGCCTCTCCGGGTCCGTCCACGCCGGCGACCTCGGCACGGGCCGGGAGATCGCCGACCGCATGGACACCGGGATGGTTCACGTCAACGACCAGCCCATCAACGACGAGGCCCACGTGCCGTTCAGCGGCACGAACGCGTCCGGTCTCGGCGGCTACAACACCACGGACTTCCTCGACGAAGTGACGGAGACGAAGTGGATCTCCGTCCAGCACGAGCCCCGCGAGTACCCGTTCTGA
- a CDS encoding universal stress protein, with protein MAIVAAVDGEQIPDRVVEVGADLADQYGEEFVVVHVMSQDAYEERSDSGSTANFGFPTASGTDYGSTGGDTYTVDQANRDAAGVAEDVTEQTLDVLPENVSYEGRVGETVGEVLGVVDGLDDASYLVVGGRKRTPVGKAVFGSATQSFLLNAEIPVVTVMTEE; from the coding sequence ATGGCAATCGTCGCAGCAGTCGACGGAGAGCAGATTCCCGACCGCGTCGTCGAAGTCGGCGCCGACCTCGCCGACCAGTACGGCGAGGAGTTCGTCGTCGTCCACGTCATGTCTCAGGACGCCTACGAGGAGCGCTCGGACAGCGGCTCGACCGCGAACTTCGGGTTCCCGACGGCGTCGGGCACCGACTACGGCAGCACCGGCGGTGACACCTACACCGTCGACCAGGCGAACCGCGACGCCGCGGGCGTCGCCGAGGACGTCACCGAGCAGACGCTCGACGTGCTCCCCGAGAACGTCAGCTACGAGGGGCGCGTCGGCGAAACCGTCGGCGAAGTGCTGGGCGTCGTCGACGGCCTCGACGACGCGTCCTACCTCGTCGTGGGCGGCCGGAAGCGCACGCCCGTCGGGAAGGCGGTGTTCGGGAGCGCCACGCAGTCGTTCCTCCTCAACGCCGAGATTCCCGTCGTGACGGTCATGACGGAGGAGTGA
- a CDS encoding DUF3237 domain-containing protein, with the protein MGVIDEHDNEHLTPSLEHVLDLDIEVAEPLVIGETGDGERRIIEITDGTISGRVDGHVLPGGADYQLYRTERPTELVAKYAFETDSGSRVYVENRGIRWAPPEVSRKLRDGEEVDPDDVYFRSVPQFETADPDLEWLTQSVFIATGVRQPYGVKLAVYRVA; encoded by the coding sequence ATGGGAGTCATCGACGAGCACGACAACGAACACCTGACGCCGTCGCTCGAACACGTCCTCGACCTCGACATCGAGGTCGCCGAACCACTCGTCATCGGCGAGACGGGGGACGGCGAGCGCCGCATCATCGAGATTACGGACGGCACTATCTCCGGCCGCGTCGACGGCCACGTGCTGCCGGGCGGCGCGGACTACCAGCTCTACAGAACTGAACGCCCGACCGAACTCGTCGCGAAGTACGCCTTCGAGACGGACTCGGGCTCGCGGGTGTACGTGGAGAACCGCGGCATCCGCTGGGCGCCGCCCGAGGTCAGCCGCAAGCTCCGAGACGGCGAGGAGGTCGACCCCGACGACGTCTACTTCAGGTCCGTTCCGCAGTTCGAGACGGCGGACCCCGACCTGGAGTGGCTCACCCAGAGCGTGTTCATCGCCACCGGCGTGCGCCAGCCGTACGGCGTGAAGCTCGCCGTGTACCGGGTCGCCTGA
- a CDS encoding LUD domain-containing protein → MRTDTIDRFADSLSGADVACTRVEAGAFADALDDVVEQPAVGVPLDIDGVSLDDTDVEVPPTPRLLREAETGVTRVHGIVDYGTFVIQADEAGAEPVSLYPTTHVGVVRASDLRENVHETASWLGEEFDAGRDSAVLATGASATADMGELVSGVHGPQRVHAVVLTDR, encoded by the coding sequence ATGCGAACGGACACCATTGACCGGTTCGCGGACTCGCTGTCCGGTGCCGACGTCGCCTGCACGCGCGTCGAGGCCGGAGCGTTCGCGGACGCGCTCGACGACGTGGTCGAGCAGCCGGCCGTCGGCGTTCCGCTCGACATCGACGGCGTCTCCCTCGACGACACCGACGTCGAGGTGCCGCCGACCCCGCGCCTGCTCCGGGAGGCCGAGACTGGCGTGACGCGCGTGCACGGCATCGTCGACTACGGGACCTTCGTGATTCAGGCCGACGAGGCGGGCGCCGAGCCCGTGAGCCTCTACCCGACCACGCACGTCGGCGTCGTGCGCGCCAGCGACCTCCGCGAGAACGTCCACGAAACCGCGTCGTGGCTCGGCGAGGAGTTCGACGCGGGCCGTGACTCCGCGGTGCTCGCGACGGGCGCCAGCGCCACGGCCGACATGGGCGAACTCGTTTCGGGCGTTCACGGCCCACAGCGCGTCCACGCGGTGGTGTTGACCGACCGATGA
- a CDS encoding ABC transporter substrate-binding protein yields the protein MGTFDNDSTRRSYLKTVGAAGALGMSSLAGCTAFGGGSSDSGTITVAAAVPETGRLSSVGNEMLRGYELGVDVINENGGIDGQEVDLVVKDDESDPTVLRQVLQETLSNNDVDMIWGSFSSPLVMAGSALAENEGLPFLAVATCYEAPLTDEGKEWTYTPFPKTRDVTRATTGMLELVPESDRPETVGIWEENSGWGEEMAEAWETKLSEAGYDVALRETYNTGNQDFSSLISQSESAGVEALVACPQPPDGITAMNQISNSGYTPEFIEFVRASDPQAWWSALGDQGSYVTMCPGWAPGMTGNGNDTLLETYRANNEDAGEDAVPRVMVGVGYNLAQTAEQAFAGAESTDPGDVQSSLDETEFQTVIGDFAFDEYGMPQKGQLSAASAQWWDGQQQLVYPQTENAADLRFPIE from the coding sequence ATGGGCACGTTTGACAATGACAGTACGCGGCGGTCGTACCTGAAGACCGTCGGCGCAGCGGGCGCCCTCGGAATGAGTAGTCTGGCAGGCTGTACCGCCTTCGGTGGCGGCAGCAGCGACAGCGGAACCATCACCGTCGCGGCCGCGGTCCCCGAGACCGGCCGGCTGTCGTCGGTCGGCAACGAGATGCTGCGCGGCTACGAGCTCGGTGTCGACGTCATCAACGAGAACGGCGGCATCGACGGCCAGGAGGTCGATCTCGTCGTGAAAGACGACGAGAGCGACCCGACGGTGCTCCGGCAGGTGCTCCAGGAGACCCTGAGCAACAACGACGTCGACATGATCTGGGGGAGTTTCTCCAGCCCGCTCGTGATGGCCGGGAGCGCCCTCGCCGAGAACGAGGGGCTGCCGTTCCTCGCGGTCGCGACCTGCTACGAGGCGCCGCTGACCGACGAAGGCAAGGAGTGGACGTACACGCCGTTCCCGAAGACCCGGGACGTCACGCGCGCGACGACCGGGATGCTGGAGCTCGTCCCGGAGAGCGACCGGCCGGAGACGGTCGGTATCTGGGAGGAGAACTCCGGCTGGGGCGAGGAGATGGCCGAAGCCTGGGAGACGAAGCTCTCCGAGGCGGGCTACGACGTCGCCCTGCGGGAGACGTACAACACCGGCAACCAGGACTTCTCCTCGCTCATCTCGCAGTCCGAGAGCGCGGGCGTCGAGGCGCTGGTCGCGTGCCCGCAGCCCCCGGACGGCATCACCGCGATGAACCAGATCAGCAACAGCGGCTACACGCCGGAGTTCATCGAGTTCGTTCGCGCGTCCGACCCGCAGGCGTGGTGGTCCGCGCTCGGCGACCAGGGCAGCTACGTGACGATGTGCCCGGGCTGGGCGCCCGGAATGACCGGGAACGGCAACGACACGCTGCTGGAGACCTACCGCGCGAACAACGAGGACGCGGGCGAGGACGCCGTTCCGCGCGTGATGGTCGGCGTCGGCTACAACCTCGCCCAGACCGCCGAGCAGGCGTTCGCGGGCGCGGAGTCCACCGACCCCGGGGACGTGCAGTCGTCGCTCGACGAAACGGAGTTCCAGACGGTCATCGGCGACTTCGCGTTCGACGAGTACGGAATGCCCCAGAAGGGCCAGCTCTCCGCCGCGAGCGCGCAGTGGTGGGACGGCCAACAGCAGCTCGTCTACCCGCAGACGGAGAACGCCGCGGACCTGCGGTTCCCCATCGAGTAG
- a CDS encoding LUD domain-containing protein has product MSADRERKAAKIRHLLETEGDAVFENTTHVNAGRYETNSHRDDIDELRTRAREIKEDAIERLPELVETVRESVEANGGEVYVAEDAADANRYITEVAESKDAETLTKSKSMTTEEIDVNDALEDAGVDVTETDLGEFVVQVADEAPSHLVGPAFHKSTEDIAKLFNAHFDTDETLETAEDLTQFARDHVGEKIMDADVGMTGANFVFAESGTISLVTNEGNARKCAVTPDTHVAVAGVEKLIPSIDDFPPFAELIARAAGGQDIATYLSLLSPPVDSPVVDFENPDEPLDRSTDDREFHLVLLDNGRTEMREDDELRETLYCIRCGACANSCANFQHVGGHAFGGETYTGGIATGWEAGVHGMDSAAEFNDLCTGCSRCVDACPVKIDIPWINTVVRDRVNRGTDEEFDWLVEGLTPDADPGGVDLQKRLFGNFGTLAKLGSATAPVSNWLADWGPSRAVMERVAGVDRRRDLPEFQRETLVDWFESREPLATAGDADREAVLYPDTYTNYVLVDRGKAAVRTLEALGVDVSIAPCHESGRAPLSQGMIATARENAERVADSLDPHLDAGRDVVAIEPSDLAAFRREYERLLDGERAQRLAENSYEVMEYVYGLLENGADPDVLAGGGDIAYHSHCQQRTLDVDQYTEAVFERLDYDVVTSDVECCGMAGSFGYKSEYYELSVDVGETLADQFEAQNVDQRRLVASGASCHEQLESLLPQDSTHPVELVAPAVERVPRTR; this is encoded by the coding sequence ATGAGCGCCGACCGCGAGCGCAAGGCCGCGAAGATCCGCCACCTCCTCGAGACGGAGGGTGACGCCGTCTTCGAGAACACCACGCACGTCAACGCGGGCCGCTACGAGACGAACAGTCACCGCGACGACATCGACGAGCTCCGCACGCGGGCTCGCGAAATCAAGGAGGACGCCATCGAGCGCCTCCCCGAGCTCGTCGAGACGGTCCGGGAGTCCGTCGAGGCGAACGGCGGCGAGGTGTACGTCGCCGAGGACGCCGCGGACGCGAACCGCTACATCACCGAGGTCGCCGAGTCCAAGGACGCCGAGACGCTCACGAAGTCGAAGTCGATGACCACCGAGGAGATCGACGTCAACGACGCGCTGGAGGACGCGGGCGTCGACGTCACGGAGACGGACCTCGGAGAGTTCGTCGTGCAGGTCGCCGACGAGGCGCCCTCGCACCTCGTCGGGCCGGCGTTCCACAAGTCCACCGAGGACATCGCGAAACTGTTCAACGCGCACTTCGACACCGACGAAACCCTGGAGACCGCCGAGGACCTCACGCAGTTCGCGCGCGACCACGTCGGCGAGAAGATCATGGACGCCGACGTTGGAATGACGGGCGCGAACTTCGTGTTCGCCGAATCGGGCACCATCTCGCTCGTTACCAACGAGGGCAACGCGCGGAAGTGCGCGGTCACGCCCGACACGCACGTCGCGGTCGCGGGCGTCGAGAAACTGATCCCGAGCATCGACGACTTCCCGCCGTTCGCCGAACTCATCGCGCGCGCCGCGGGCGGGCAGGACATCGCGACGTACCTCTCCTTGCTCTCGCCGCCCGTCGACTCGCCGGTCGTCGACTTCGAGAACCCCGACGAACCCCTCGACCGGAGCACCGACGACCGCGAGTTCCACCTCGTGCTGCTGGACAACGGCCGCACGGAGATGCGCGAGGACGACGAGCTCCGGGAGACGCTGTACTGCATCCGCTGTGGCGCGTGCGCGAACTCCTGTGCGAACTTCCAGCACGTCGGCGGGCACGCCTTCGGCGGCGAGACGTACACGGGCGGCATCGCCACCGGCTGGGAGGCCGGCGTCCACGGCATGGACTCCGCGGCGGAGTTCAACGACCTCTGTACGGGCTGCTCGCGCTGCGTCGACGCCTGCCCCGTGAAAATCGACATCCCGTGGATCAACACGGTCGTCCGCGACCGCGTCAACCGCGGCACCGACGAGGAGTTCGACTGGCTCGTCGAGGGGCTCACACCGGACGCGGACCCGGGTGGCGTGGACCTCCAGAAGCGCCTGTTCGGGAACTTCGGGACGCTCGCGAAACTCGGGTCCGCGACCGCACCGGTCTCGAACTGGCTCGCCGACTGGGGGCCTTCGCGGGCGGTCATGGAGCGCGTCGCGGGCGTCGACCGCCGCCGCGACCTCCCCGAGTTCCAGCGGGAGACGCTCGTGGACTGGTTCGAGTCGCGGGAGCCGCTCGCGACCGCCGGCGACGCCGACCGCGAGGCCGTCCTCTACCCGGACACGTACACCAACTACGTGCTCGTCGACCGCGGGAAGGCCGCCGTCCGCACGCTGGAAGCGCTGGGCGTCGACGTCAGCATCGCGCCGTGCCACGAGAGCGGGCGCGCACCGCTCTCGCAGGGGATGATCGCGACGGCCCGCGAGAACGCCGAGCGCGTCGCGGACAGCCTCGACCCCCACCTCGACGCCGGCCGGGACGTCGTCGCCATCGAGCCCTCCGACCTCGCCGCGTTCCGCCGCGAGTACGAGCGCCTGCTCGACGGCGAGCGCGCCCAGCGGCTCGCCGAAAACAGCTACGAGGTCATGGAGTACGTCTACGGCCTGCTGGAGAACGGCGCCGACCCCGACGTGCTCGCGGGAGGTGGTGACATCGCCTACCACAGCCACTGTCAGCAGCGCACGCTCGACGTCGACCAGTACACGGAGGCGGTGTTCGAGCGCCTCGACTACGACGTGGTGACCTCGGACGTGGAGTGCTGCGGGATGGCCGGGAGCTTCGGCTACAAGTCCGAGTACTACGAGCTCAGCGTCGACGTCGGCGAGACGCTCGCCGACCAGTTCGAGGCACAGAACGTCGACCAGCGCCGCCTCGTGGCCAGCGGCGCGTCCTGTCACGAACAGCTGGAGTCCCTGCTCCCGCAGGACTCCACGCACCCGGTCGAGCTCGTCGCGCCGGCGGTCGAGCGCGTGCCACGGACGCGCTGA